From Pseudobdellovibrionaceae bacterium:
CGGCTTGATGCCTGAGCTTAATGAAAGAGAGATCGAGCTTTTAAACGAGCGGCTCTTAAACGACGAACCCGTCACACTCAAATCTCTGGGTGACAAGTGGGGTGTGACTAGAGAAGCCGCTAGACAGGCCGAGACCCGCCTGATTGAAAAGATCAAGAAAGCCTTTTTGGAATCTTAGCTAAAAATTTAGAAACTCTTTTTTACTACTCAAACTGCAAATACGAGTTCCATGTTTCAAATGTTTTACGCCCTTAGATAACTCTAAAGGCGCACGTGAATTTAAGATTTAGGTTAAGAATTTACTACCCTGCGAGCAGTTCTTCTTCGTCGAACTTCTGTTGTAGTTTTTGTTTTAGCTTGTTCACAGCTTGAGCATGAAGTTGAGAAATACGACTTTCTGTCACTCTTAGAATTTTACCAATCTCTTTTAAGTTTAAGTCCTCGTAATAGTATAAAGAAAGAACCAAACGTTGTCGTTCTGGCAAAGACTCAATGCACTTAGCGATCGTCTTTTTTACTTTCTTCACATTCAGTTGCACAAAGGGATTGTTTGTCTTAGACGCATCCAAAATATTTAATAAGGATTTTTTGTCCACATTATTATAAGTGGCCTGCTCATCAACAGATAAGATGCTTACAGGTTTCACTTGGTTGACTAAAGAGTGGTATTCATCCATTGAGATCTCAAGTTCTTTAGCTACTTCTTCTTCTGTGGGGCTGCGGCCTAACTCTGATTCTAAACGACTGACGGTTCTGTCTAGTTTTTTAGACTTGTCTCTGACTGATCTAGGAACCCAGTCTTGAGCACGCAATTCATCTAGGATCGCTCCACGAATTCTAAACTCTGCGTAAGTTTTAAATTTGTTATCACGGGTAGGATCATATTTATCAATAGCATCCATCAACCCGATCACACCACTTGAAATGAGATCATCCAATTCAATATTGGCGGGCAAACGAATTGCAATTTTTTGAGCAATAAATTTAATCAAAGGTGCATATTCTGTGATGAGCCGACTCTTTTGCTCTAGAGTTAAGACTTTATTTTCCGTTTTTAACTTTTTTACCATTGATTGTTCTGACATTAAGACCCCTCCCCTGTGCCATCTTTAAGTTTATCAAATCGAGATAGTTTAAAAAAATTTTTCCCCTATATTTTTTTAAACTTGTTTTGTAATTTTAAACTTTAAACTCCCTAAATCCCTTATTTTTCTCAAAAAACGACGATTTTAGTCCCTACCCATTAGACCTGTTAAAAAGTTATGCAACTGTTGCTATAGTGTGATGAAGGTCATCAAAGACCTCTTCAAGCGCTAAAATAGTCTGCCTTTCTGGGTTTTGAACCTCTCCTAAAGCTTCGCCATTCCAAAAAAAACTAATAGGTAATTGTCTGAAGTAAGACTCTTCCAGGGTATGTATCAACCCCAGATAGCCCTCTCTATACTCCCCCACCAGACTGCATGGGATATCATAAAAATCTTTAAACTGATCCAAATCCAAAGCACTGTCTAAAAGCACACTGAAATCAAAAGCGGACGTGACTCCATTGATAAAGTCGGCTCCCAGTTCTAAAGCTTGATCTGGCGGAATCAACCAAATGCCACTTTCGCCCTCTAGCGTAGAGCTGAGTTTTTGTAGACTTAAATCTTCAGGATTGTAGCCTTGAACAACAATTTTATCAGATACACTAAGGTCTTTGATATTGGACACCCATCCTTCAGGAGCAATTACAAAAAAGCCTTTTTCTTTCACGTAGTACTTTAAGGATTTTTGCAAGCTGCACCAAAAGGACTCTGAAGGTTCTTGATTGGCAATCATGCACAGTCTTTGTGAAAGTTCACTTGCAGCTTGGAAACGTGTGATGTCAAAGATCACATTGTGCAAATGGTCTTCGGGGTGTGTCTTCCAAAACTCATCTTTAGCTTTAATGCTTTCTAAAACTGTAGTGATGTACGGGCTTGAAAAGCCTATCTCACGCATTTGAGTGACAAAGTTCTCCCATACTGTATCTAAATTTTCATCAGGCTTGGCATCGGCAAAACGAATCAATTTCACCACCATAGAGTTTGTTTTTGGATCTAACACCTTTTTGCTCACTAAATGAAAATTTTGCTTTCTGTAAGATTCAAAAAGTTCGCGGGCTTGCTGTTCGGATTCACACTCTAAAACCACTTCTTTCACTCTTGCTTTAATCTTCATAAAACCTCTGTAGACACTTTGTATCTTGATGCTTCAATATGTCCGCTTTTTAAAAAATCATTGATAGTGACGGTTAAATCTTTGTCTGCCAAAAACTGAGTTGAGTTTTTTACGTCTTTTAAATCTTTGTCGGCAAAATACACGATCAGAATTCTTTTGATTTCATCTAATTGATCTTCAACATAGGGCTTTGTGGCTTCTTGTACAGAAAGCTCAATGTGAAGAGGCAGTATCTCTTCATGGGTGGTGCCTGTTTTAAGATAGATAGGATTCAAAGTGACTGTGGCGCGTTTTACATCTTGTGCATCTTCTACTGTTGCCTGTATCGCGGCTTCTTTTTGAGATTGCTGAGAGCAACCCGCAAGCATAATTAGTGTGCAGATGGCCGAGTTGAAGATATAAAGTGGTAAGGCTTTGTACTTTGACACAACCTAGTTAAAGCAATTGAGATGCCAAGCAGACCATGGTCAATTTTTCGGACACTTTAGTCTAAGATAATCCCCCAAAATCCACACCAAGAGCGAGTCCTAGGAGACAAGGCTTTGACGTACAAGGTCGTAAAATCGACGGAATTCTGACGAGTCTAAGGGCTTGACTTCATATTGATATCCATAGATTTTATGACATGGCCAAATTCTTTTTAACTCTTTTTTCTCTGCTTCTTATATTTTCTATTGGCATTTTCGCCTTTGATCACTTTGCCCCACAAGTGGAAGTTCCACAAAAACTGCAAGCTCTGATACAAAAATTAACTGCGGGTGAAGAAGTGGAAGTGAAAACTCAAACGGATTTAGCCGACGAAACCACAGAAGAAGAGACCTCTGACATTGCTGATGAGGCAGATGTCGACGAAGAGAATCTGACATTTGCAGAGATGCTCGCTAAAGAAAAGAAAGCACAGACCTCATCCAAAAATAAACCTACAGAGAAATTAAAGTCGACATCACAAGGGAGTGAAAAGAAATCACCCACCCCACAAAAGAACGCAACAAAGACAGCGCCCAAGATGTCTGACGCTCCGAAAGCAAGTTCTACTCCTCCAAAGGCGGTATCTTCTACTGTACCAAAAACAGCCTCACCTTCGAAGAAAGCGTCTACAACAACCACTCCAAAAGGCTGGTGTATTCAAGTGGGTGCATTTCGCACTGATGAAGAGGCTCAGCGTCTGGCTTTAGA
This genomic window contains:
- a CDS encoding FliA/WhiG family RNA polymerase sigma factor; protein product: MSEQSMVKKLKTENKVLTLEQKSRLITEYAPLIKFIAQKIAIRLPANIELDDLISSGVIGLMDAIDKYDPTRDNKFKTYAEFRIRGAILDELRAQDWVPRSVRDKSKKLDRTVSRLESELGRSPTEEEVAKELEISMDEYHSLVNQVKPVSILSVDEQATYNNVDKKSLLNILDASKTNNPFVQLNVKKVKKTIAKCIESLPERQRLVLSLYYYEDLNLKEIGKILRVTESRISQLHAQAVNKLKQKLQQKFDEEELLAG
- a CDS encoding SPOR domain-containing protein: MAKFFLTLFSLLLIFSIGIFAFDHFAPQVEVPQKLQALIQKLTAGEEVEVKTQTDLADETTEEETSDIADEADVDEENLTFAEMLAKEKKAQTSSKNKPTEKLKSTSQGSEKKSPTPQKNATKTAPKMSDAPKASSTPPKAVSSTVPKTASPSKKASTTTTPKGWCIQVGAFRTDEEAQRLALDLEKNRYPHFVYQTEINGNTWYRVNVGPFDSPGAAATFKQSRGIGQKFKGAFVKKL